A window from Suncus etruscus isolate mSunEtr1 chromosome 18, mSunEtr1.pri.cur, whole genome shotgun sequence encodes these proteins:
- the NOL7 gene encoding nucleolar protein 7: protein MVQLRPRASRVPGPAAAAMVDEDQPASEDEEEAEAGHGLLLGQPSSGAAAEPLEEDEDELDDEAPPEEVTFACAQVEAREEERRVRDSVRREKALLKEKRKRREELFIEQKKRKLLPDAILEQLTEASETSIKKSPGKSKEVDLQKKGERCDKGNESKKAKVQKVQSVGPNKSYVAVRLKDQDLRDSRQQAAQAFIQNSLYGPGTNRTTVNKFMSLENKRLPVKKAAAQFLNNAWGTQKKQNAKRFKRRWMIRKMKTSKK, encoded by the exons ATGGTGCAGCTTCGACCGCGCGCGTCCCGCGTCCCgggcccggcggcggcggcgatgGTGGACGAGGACCAGCCCGCGtcggaggacgaggaggaggcgGAAGCGGGGCACGGCCTGCTGCTCGGGCAGCCCAGCAGCGGCGCGGCCGCCGAGCCGCtggaggaggacgaggacgagCTGGACGACGAGGCGCCCCCGGAAGAAGTGACGTTCGCCTGCGCCCAGGTGGAGGCCCGGGAGGAGGAGCGGCGCGTGCGGGACTCGGTGCGCAG GGAGAAAGCCCTCCTCAAGGAGAAGAGGAAACGCCGGGAGGAGCTCTTCATTGAGCAGAAG AAAAGGAAGCTCCTTCCAGATGCGATTCTAGAGCAGCTCACAGAGGCCTCAGAGACCAG cATAAAGAAGTCACCAGGAAAGTCGAAAGAAG ttgatTTGCAGAAGAAAGGTGAAAGATGCGATAAAGGAAATGAATCCAAGAAAGCAAAAGTGCAGAAAGTACAGTCTGTTGG TCCTAATAAAAGCTACGTGGCTGTAAGGCTGAAAGATCAAGATCTGAGAGATTCAAGGCAACAGGCAGCCCAAGCTTTCATACAAAATTCTTTATATGGCCCAGGAACCAACAGAACTACTG taaataagttCATGTCTCTTGAGAATAAGAGGCTACCTGTGAAAAAGGCTGCAGCACAGTTTCTCAATAACGCTTGGG GAACCCAGAAGAAACAAAATGCCAAGCGGTTTAAAAGACGGTGGATGATCAGAAAGATGAAAACTTCTAAGAAGTAA